One part of the Rutidosis leptorrhynchoides isolate AG116_Rl617_1_P2 chromosome 1, CSIRO_AGI_Rlap_v1, whole genome shotgun sequence genome encodes these proteins:
- the LOC139880295 gene encoding probable indole-3-pyruvate monooxygenase YUCCA5: protein MFCFSDQNEFCGRRCVWINGPVIVGAGPSGLAVSAGLREQGVPFVVIERSDCIASIWQKRTYNRLKLHLPKKFCQLPQLPFPEEYPEYPTKQQFITYLENYAQKFDIKPQFNECVQSAKYDEACHLWRVVTISSNGSCQSETEYICQMLVVASGENAEGVVPEIDGLKDFSGEVIHAKDYKSGEKYSGKKVLVVGCGNSGMELSLDLSNHKANPLMVVRSSVHVLPREIMGKSTFDIAVMLMKWLPLWLVDKLILLLSWFILGNTQAYGIKRPSLGPLQLKNQHGKTPVLDIGALEKVRSGEIKVVPGIKRFNCNSVELVNGETLDIDSVVLATGYCSNVPYWLQETKFFAKNGFPKTPFPNCWKGKCGLYASGFTRRGLAGVSADAIKISQDIAKVWNEELNLKKLKVPTHRRCISTF from the exons ATGTTTTGCTTTTCGGATCAAAACGAATTTTGTGGTCGTCGATGTGTTTGGATCAACGGCCCTGTCATTGTAGGGGCCGGGCCCTCGGGGCTAGCCGTCTCGGCTGGCCTTAGGGAACAAGGGGTTCCTTTTGTTGTCATCGAAAGATCCGATTGCATTGCTTCTATATGGCAAAAACGCACTTATAACCGCCTAAAACTACACCTCCCAAAAAAATTCTGCCAACTTCCCCAATTACCCTTTCCCGAAGAATACCCTGAATACCCCACAAAACAACAATTCATCACGTATCTTGAAAACTATGCGCAAAAATTCGACATTAAACCGCAATTCAATGAGTGTGTGCAGTCTGCTAAGTACGATGAAGCCTGCCATCTTTGGCGGGTTGTGACCATCTCCTCAAACGGGTCATGCCAGTCTGAAACAGAGTATATATGCCAAATGCTTGTAGTGGCAAGTGGAGAAAATGCCGAAGGTGTAGTACCCGAAATTGATGGACTAAAAGACTTTTCCGGCGAAGTAATTCATGCAAAAGATTACAAGTCCGGCGAGAAATATAGTGGAAAGAAAGTATTAGTCGTTGGATGTGGAAATTCAGGCATGGAGTTATCACTAGACCTCTCTAACCACAAAGCCAACCCATTGATGGTGGTCCGAAGCTCG GTTCATGTTTTGCCTAGAGAAATTATGGGAAAATCAACATTTGATATAGCCGTGATGCTAATGAAATGGCTACCTTTATGGCTAGTTGACAAACTTATATTACTCCTCTCATGGTTCATTCTTGGAAATACACAAGCTTATGGAATCAAAAGACCCTCTTTAGGCCCACTACAACTCAAAAACCAACATGGAAAAACACCAGTTCTTGACATTGGTGCACTTGAAAAAGTTCGATCAGGCGAGATCAAAGTTGTACCCGGGATCAAAAGATTCAATTGCAACTCAGTTGAGCTAGTTAATGGTGAAACACTTGATATTGATTCAGTTGTTTTAGCAACTGGGTACTGCAGCAATGTCCCTTACTGGCTTCAG GAAACTAAATTCTTTGCTAAAAATGGATTCCCAAAGACCCCATTTCCAAATTGTTGGAAGGGAAAGTGTGGATTGTATGCATCAGGGTTTACAAGAAGAGGTCTTGCTGGTGTATCTGCTGATGCTATTAAAATTTCTCAAGATATTGCGAAAGTATGGAATGAAGAATTAAATCTTAAAAAATTGAAAGTTCCTACACATAGAAGATGTATCTCAACTTTTTAG